TTGTTTTGAGAACTTCACGCACAGATTTAGCCTTTTGAATTAATGCTTGTATGTGGGAGTTGTATGAGACAGAAGTAATGATATCTGGGTACTAGACGTATTTGTAGGTAGATCTGGTCTAATTAAAACTGattcacaaatattttcattaataagaGTGAGTTTGACTTTGTggcaaaaatgtgtgtgtttgttttttttcttttttcttttgaatCTTTAGGGTAAACCTGATTTAAACACCGCACTCCCTGTCAGACAGACAGCCTCAATCTTCAAGCAGCCTGTCACTAAGATCACAAATCATCCCAGCAACAAAGTGAAGAGTGATCCCCAGAAAGCTGTGGATCAGCCCCGTCAGGTGAGGTTTGCAGTGTGGCAGCTGCTTTCCCAAAGCTAAGAAAGCTTCATGTGTGTTAATCATTGAGGGGCATAAATATAACTCTCCTATATAACAGTGGGTAAATGTACACTGGCACTTTGTTGTATTTGAAATGCTGGCCAAGACTTCAGTGTCATGGAACCTAACCCTGTTAAAAGCATTCCATtatatagtgtagacataacttttTAACTGTGTTTTATAACTGGGCTGCAGCCTTTGTCAGATCTTTAGCTTCATCATGGTTAAAGTGGTCTGGTGGTCTGCCCTACATATTGGAACAATGTTCATAACCAGTTTTGGGACAACTGTATTGTAAGTAGATCCCGTGTCATGTATTTTTATAGTCCTAGATAGGGCCAAAATTCTGAAGACTCACACTCTTCTAGTACAGATCACTATCTGGTGTCTTACACATGGCAGAGATTGcagtctcccctcccctttcctcctcctccccactcccgtTGTGACTTTTGTGTCTCAAGCCCATTTAACTCCCCTAAGGTTAGAAATTCAGTCATCTCCTAGAATCTCACCTGAATGCCAGTATTAACAGCCAAATCCAAGTTGTAGTGTCACTTACGATACTGTGTATTTGCAAACTAGAGGAGACATACAAAGGAACTCAATCTCCTCTAGCCGAGGCTACAAaaaactgtggggggggggcactatGTAGTTATAGAGGTGGATACTGGTAAAATAAATCTTATTTGTTAGAAACAGTCTGTCAGGCATTCTCATTTCGTTCCTGTTCCATGGAATTGGCAGCCTGTCCCCTCAGCAGAGATTCATTGAGTCCTTTGCTGTAGTAAGTCCATCTGTTTAGTTCTCTAGAAACTAGGTGTTCAGTGTCATTAGCAAGTTCAGACACTGCCAGTTGTCAGTACACGTTGCATACAACTGCAAAAGGCATATTTTACACCATATGGTATTCAAAGGggtaattaataaaaaaaaatcaaaattttttttttttttcaaatttccttCTGCATAGTTGAGGAATTTCAAAATCTTTTCTAGCCAACCTCACAAGTATCATCTTGAAGTAAGAATTATGATGCATTTAAAAGAAATTCCGCCCTCATTGGGTGTTTAAGTAAGATGATGGGTGTGTTTTCCATATCCATGCTGTTGACTCTAACCATATTTTACATTGGTCTGTTTCTGATCCACTTCATTTCTCTTTGTATTTTTATAACAGCATTGTCCAGAGACATATAAAGGTGGTTTTGAGGCTATCTTGTACCCAACTAAACATGAGTGCTGGTTCAAGCTCATTATCATTGTGGATCTTTCTATTCACTCTCTACCTTATTAATCTGTAGCCCTCTGCTCTACTACATATCCAGCAATCCTTGCTAGCAGTAGATCAAAGTTTCCTAATGTTTTACCCATAGCATTTTCTCCATTCTAGCTTTGTTCAGGCTACCCGTagtcttcattttaattttggaAATAATGTCTAGGCCTCTTAAGTATCTGGCTTTATAACCCTTTGACTTGAAAATTATGGACTAGAAATTGCCTCCTGTGATTTGCTCTGCTACTTAGAAGCTGAGAGCATTATTGTGAAAGGCCAAGGTGAAGTAATTTAGACTGTATCACAGTTTGGGTCATCTTGTGGTATGAGGTGGATGGAAGACTTGTGGATTTGTATGGTCCTTGGCTGGCTACATGCCATATTTCATCTAGTCTTTAGGGAACTACAATAGCTGTTCTGCAGCAAAAAGCAAGCGTAGTTAGGCAAACTGCTATAGTCCTGTAGCTATCCACTGATGGATGTCTCTGGATTGTGATTTGAACATGGACCCAGCTTAATATTGCCTCCTCTTACCAGATAGATTGGGCGATGCCTTCTGTAACTGAAAAGTTTTGTTCCAAAAGCAACAGTTACATCAGCAAAAGTTATCTGTTGATTAAACTATTAGTCATTTTATTTAGTCTTTATCCTGGCTATGACTTGAATTGCTGTACCCTCTTTCTTTAAAAGTAACCTCTGAAGCAAAGCTGGGGCACAATTGTCTGGAATCTGCTAAAGAGCAGACTGGTGAGTCAGCCACAAGGAATACTTACCAAAAAATACCACTCTGTAGTgatgcggactcacccctgcggcgcctcctgctggttctCCTTGAGAATTAGCTCTTCCAGTGTCCGGAACGCCCTCTACCAGTCAATGAGCTGCCTTACCGCTGGcatgtgtccctcccaggacccagtgccccttttacctggggtgctgcctctCTGGCAGTAGCCCCTCACAGCcacagggtctccccctcccaggggaaccctcacccactatccccacttcgcttCAGTcttaggctactgccagtccccatctagcaccccactcactggggcggactgcagtgtaagccactcatcataggcaaaggggggttcggacctgctgcctctgcctacccatgggctgccccctgcaaccccagtacctaatgggccttaccaggcctgcagcctggggctttcctaggccagagctcccttggcctttccctgctccagtctaGGTTCCCTGCTTggcaccttgcagccaggcccttctccctctacaggcagagggagactgcctgggcctctggctcacagcctcttataggggccagctgggcctgactggggcatggccccagctgagcctgctttccctcaatcagcccaggcttcttgccccattTCAAGtcccacagggcaggagcaggtaaccaccctgctacatgcCCCATACCATTTGCACTTAAATGAGGTGATGCCAGCTTACTATTCTAGTGGCACAGAAGAAAAGAAGATTGGAAATAGCAGAATTGAGGCAAGGGGGCAACTTTTTTTAAAGCCAGTAAATCAGTACAGAAATACTGTATTTGTTCTTCCAACCTTGGAGCTGTTTCATTGATTAACTGATGCTAATGCAAACTCTTCCCTCCCTGCAGACACATCTGGGCCCCTCTTATAGTATCGCCAGACATATCCGCTCCAGTTCTCAGCTCCATAGTGTGCCATGCAGGCAGGTGCTTTGTTGTGTTGTCAAATGTGTTTCTATGGTGTTTTGCATGAatgaataaatgttttctttgttAGCTCTTCTGGGAAAAGAAACTAAGTGGACTGAATGCCTTTGACATTGCAGAAGAGCTGGTGAAAACAATGGACCTTCCAAAGGGTTTACAAGGTAATTGGATCAAGCTTTTAACTGTAGGCCTAGCACTGTTGTATTAGCTATATTTTGAAGATAACGTGGGCTTAACCGACTTGCTGTCAGGAGTTTAGCACTTTGCGGGCAAGTCCCAACTTCAGAAAGAACTGGCTATACCTGGAGTCAGGCTTAAATTCAGTGTACTTAGCCCTGAGGGGCATTGAGGGACATGTCACTCAACAGCATCTCTTGTACTCAAGTTAATTAAGGAGCTCTCTTGATAGGTCCCGAAGGAATTTTCAGCCAGCCATCCTTGTGGGAGGGTAGCTGTAATGGAGTGACTGTCCTCAAGACTTAGACTGGGATGTGTAGGGCAACTGGAAAAAAAGAAAGTGTgtgccattttaaaatataaaggaaTTGCTATGCCATTGCGTCAGCAGGATCAGTTTAATGTGGGATGCGTAGAACAAATGTGCTGACTTTTAAAGTATCAGTACACAGCTCTGCCACTTATCAAATAAAGAATGCAGCAGCCTGTATTATTTTTAGTTATTGCTGTTAAGTTGGTGGAAATTACAGAATTTTTCTCTTTAGGGGTTGGACCTGGTTGCACAGATGAAACCCTCCTGTCTGCTATAGCTAGTGCCTTGCACACTAGCACCATGCCCATCACTGGACAGCTCTCTGCAGCTGTGGAGAAGAACCCTGGAGTTTGGCTAAACACCTCGCAGCCGCTCTGCAAAGCATTTATGGTGACGGATGAAGATATTAGGTATTAACAAGAAATGTCACTGGTTCTTTGCTTTTGGAATGGTTTTTGAGTGTACAACAGTTAATGCCCTTTTTATCAAAGCTAAGCTTATACCTGATAGACGAGTATGGCTCAGTG
This sequence is a window from Mauremys reevesii isolate NIE-2019 linkage group 26, ASM1616193v1, whole genome shotgun sequence. Protein-coding genes within it:
- the MBD3 gene encoding methyl-CpG-binding domain protein 3 isoform X3; amino-acid sequence: MPRADLPGHRGGQRRPALGPSGKKFRSKPQLARYLGSSMDLSTFDFRTGKMLMSKMNKNRQRMRYDCSNQAKGKPDLNTALPVRQTASIFKQPVTKITNHPSNKVKSDPQKAVDQPRQLFWEKKLSGLNAFDIAEELVKTMDLPKGLQGVGPGCTDETLLSAIASALHTSTMPITGQLSAAVEKNPGVWLNTSQPLCKAFMVTDEDIRKQEELVQQVRKRLEEALMADMLAHVEEIARDGEAPSEKEGGDEEGEEEEEEQDHDQEMENV
- the MBD3 gene encoding methyl-CpG-binding domain protein 3 isoform X4, whose amino-acid sequence is MERKSPSGKKFRSKPQLARYLGSSMDLSTFDFRTGKMLMSKMNKNRQRMRYDCSNQAKGKPDLNTALPVRQTASIFKQPVTKITNHPSNKVKSDPQKAVDQPRQLFWEKKLSGLNAFDIAEELVKTMDLPKGLQGVGPGCTDETLLSAIASALHTSTMPITGQLSAAVEKNPGVWLNTSQPLCKAFMVTDEDIRKQEELVQQVRKRLEEALMADMLAHVEEIARDGEAPSEKEGGDEEGEEEEEEQDHDQEMENV